One genomic region from Antedon mediterranea chromosome 3, ecAntMedi1.1, whole genome shotgun sequence encodes:
- the LOC140044131 gene encoding uncharacterized protein, protein MTSFQAGNTPLHAHLARRYKDPTLEMVTCLINKGASVTSQNKEGKTPESIVETNMDITKKEKTVILNYFDKVLVPAEIRARGKQAIKIYKEELKTGSMSVVNSRCMFLGKEGAGKTSCVKAMVGERFNSAEQSTDGIVTTTVFQAKKDCSQWKKIKDVNGIDLSEQIRSHALGEKVDKRLQEEGNVGTWAKFKNGMYKMVRRKEKVSDITSVWDYAGQLDYYITHRFFLTNTVSYCVAFNVMDNLDEPAKPRGSKIGQLGMTNLDMNLFWIRSIYEHTVSQHGSGNTISINGKNIESPPICLVATHVDKLSGTASEKEEEVMKMYKKMFDKMEGMPYAHHVDREMYMVDNTMKSPEGITKLKRNVGRYMKEMVREVPVKWVNLQESLQRIGETKLCITFEEVSRIGTECEISEERLDTAIEYMNDIGIILHSSSNKKLKNTVITDLEMMIQMVTKVITVVKPSIKVQMRVLWKRLDEEGILEERLLRYLWEQELEEDPHRFEIFTEVMKTFGLLFEKLKVTEGDRVFLVPSRMKTKKESLKVETDKKNMVSIYLTPTDFLPNAVYNTLVVAFLDLMEVKGRPGEPVVFQNRSEFDFKDHGVNLGTVKIENRHALKLEISHLIKVDGNTTGPKNEPHRSFCIEVLGYLKHQLENVLVTSEGVGYNLCVLCNVCNPAEKPHLHGLKRCLEQEFDGVKCGDKLMDTTRLKKLFSEDTPDDTTTPLAISSSLPSDTLTATTLATSSLRTELSEDNFKQLIADFAKWFDDRGLLKRLQVLCIEIVDDIEELKRVTSTINLLALLTVNGQLSQTNLSVLYDAIKVTEQFGFQSVIKEKLYIPVLIQLMSFKVTHLLAMNAFSHQNTQTAAPLATSSLETDAPIAAPLAASSLGTGIVNTSQEQFNKLKYDLGLLYIGERLLLLKCCLFEHVDLHHLGKSSCTANYLLNQLHERRYITPTNIRLLLEVAEISQLKDAEDLINQYVVTNKVPNTDEGTKSVSPYRKRLCMALQQFDPHKLNDVIAYYGLNLLSLPTIWELVFHLESNRKLLEESERKRLAELLGPIAKSILFNDE, encoded by the exons ATGACCTCTTTCCAGGCTGGAAACACTCCACTACATGCACATCTGGCTCGTAGATATAAGGATCCTACATTAGAAATGGTGACCTGTCTCATAAATAAGGGGGCATCGGTGACATCacaaaataag gaAGGAAAGACGCCCGAATCTATTGTAGAAACAAATATGGACATaacgaaaaaagaaaaaactgtgattttaaactattttgaca AAGTGTTAGTTCCTGCAGAGATACGTGCCAGGGGTAAACAagctattaaaatatataaagaagaACTTAAAACTGGTAGCATGTCTGTTGTGAATTCAAGATGTATGTTTCTAGGAAAAGAAGGTGCTGGCAAGACTAGCTGTGTAAAGGCTATGGTTGGAGAAAG ATTCAATTCTGCAGAACAATCCACAGATGGAATCGTTACAACCACAGTGTTTCAAGCAAAGAAGGATTGTAGTCAATGGAAAAAGATAAAAGATGTAAATG GTATTGACCTATCAGAGCAAATTCGTTCACATGCTTTAGGAGAAAAGGTTGATAAAAGGTTACAAGAAG AAGGCAATGTTGGAACCTGGGCTAAATTTAAGAATGGTATGTATAAGATGgtaagaagaaaagaaaaagtgAGTGACATAACTAGTGTATGGGACTACGCTGGTCAACTAGACTACTATATAACGCACAGG TTTTTCctgacaaatacagtatcatacTGTGTTGCTTTCAATGTCATGGACAACTTGGATGAGCCAGCTAAACCACGGGGTTCAAAAATA GGTCAGCTAGGAATGACTAATTTGGACATGAATTTGTTCTGGATAAGGTCCATTTATGAACATACTGTGTCACAACATGGTTCAGGAAACACTATTTCAATTAACGGCAAGAACATAGAGTCACCTCCCATCTGTTTGGTTGCAACTCATGTGGACAAATTGTCAGGGACAGCATCAGAAAAAGAGGAGGAG GTTATGAAGATGTACAAGAAAATGTTTGATAAAATGGAAGGAATGCCATATGCTCACCATGTAGATCGTGAAATGTACATGGTTGATAACACCATGAAATCACCTGAAGGTATTACAAAACTTAAGCGAAACGTTGGTAGATACATGAAGGAAATGGTGAGAGAAGTTCCAGTAAAGTGGGTTAATTTACAGGAAAGTTTACAAAGAATTGGTGAAACAAAATTGTGTATTACGTTTGAGGAG GTTTCCAGGATTGGCACTGAATGTGAAATTTCCGAAGAGAGGCTCGACACTGCCATAGAGTATATGAATGACATTGGGATCATTTTACATTCGAGTTCtaacaaaaaactgaaaaacaCTGTGATAACAGATCTTGAAATGATGATTCAAATGGTTACAAAAGTGATCACAGTAGTTAAACCGTCTATTAAAGTG CAAATGAGGGTGCTGTGGAAAAGGCTGGATGAGGAAGGAATACTGGAGGAAAGACTGCTAAGGTATTTATGGGAACAGGAATTAGAGGAAGATCCACATCGCTTTGAAATCTTTACTGAAGTGATGAAGACATTTGGTCTGCTCTTTGAGAAATTGAAG GTAACTGAAGGTGATCGGGTATTCTTGGTTCCATCTCGAATGAAAACCAAGAAAGAGAGTCTTAAAGTTGAAACGGACAAGAAAAATATGGTATCAATCTATCTTACACCTACTGACTTTCTTCCCAATGCTGTATACAATACATTGGTTGTTGCATTTCTTGACTTGATGGAGGTCAAAGGTAGACCTGGTGAACCAGTTGTGTTTCAAAATCGCAGTGAATTTGACTTTAAGGATCATGGGGTTAATTTAGGCACAGTGAAAATTGAAAACCGGCATGCATTAAAG CTTGAAATATCTCATCTAATTAAAGTTGATGGCAATACTACAGGCCCAAAAAATGAACCACATCGAAGCTTCTGCATAGAG GTGTTAGGATATCTGAAGCATCAACTAGAAAATGTGCTTGTCACAAGTGAAGGAGTTGGCTACAATCTATGTGTGTTGTGTAATGTTTGTAATCCAGCAGAGAAGCCTCATTTACATGGTCTCAAGCGATGCTTGGAACAAGAATTCGATGGTGTTAAATGTGGCGATAAGCTCATGGATACCACTCGTTTAAAGAAGCTATTTTCGGAAG ATACACCAGATGATACTACTACTCCTCTGGCTATAAGCTCATCATTACCATCAG ATACACTAACTGCTACTACTCTGGCTACAAGCTCATTACGGACAG AGTTGTCAGAGGATAATTTTAAACAGTTGATTGCAGACTTTGCAAAATGGTTTGATGATCGTGGTCTCCTTAAAAGGCTACAAGTTCTATGCATAGAAATAGTAGATGACATCGAAGAGTTGAAAAGGGTTACCAGTACAATCAACCTGTTAGCTCTTTTAACTGTAAATGGACAATTGAGTCAAACAAATCTTTCTGTCCTGTATGATGCAATAAAAGTAACAGAACAATTTGGCTTTCAGTCAGTCATTAAAGAAAAGCTTTACATACCTGTCCTAATACAGCTTATGAGCTTTAAAGTCACTCATTTGTTGGCGATGAATGCTTTTTCCCATCAAA ATACACAGACTGCTGCTCCTCTGGCTACAAGCTCATTAGAGACAG ATGCACCTATTGCTGCTCCTTTGGCTGCAAgctcattagggacaggtatag TAAATACATCACAAGAACAATTCAACAAGTTGAAGTATGATCTTGGTTTACTCTATATTGGTGAGCGACTGCTGTTGTTGAAATGCTGTCTATTTGAACACGTAGACTTACATCACCTTGGCAAGTCAAGTTGCACAGCAAATTACCTATTAAACCAACTACATGAACGTCGTTATATCACACCTACTAATATCCGTCTGTTGCTAGAAGTGGCTGAGATTTCACAGTTGAAAGATGCTGAAGATCTCATAAATCAATATGTTGTAACCAACAAGGTTCCAAACACTGATGAAGGAACAAAGTCAGTTTCACCATATAGGAAACGATTGTGCATGGCATTGCAGCAATTTGACCCACATAAGTTAAATGATGTAATTGCTTACTATGGATTGAACTTATTAAGTTTACCAACAATTTGGGAATTAGTGTTTCACCTTGAAAGCAATAGAAAATTACTAGAAGAATCAGAAAGAAAGAGGTTGGCTGAGCTTCTTGGACCAATCGCTAAGAGCATACTATTCAATG atgaaTGA
- the LOC140044130 gene encoding uncharacterized protein: MCVHFFYQLRPIISQGPTTKKRKTLSVEKPAAHVLHTTEIQPAAAEVDTEFDYDLFDVDLDAADGILQELVDNAVNATGKQPPRVADFDRQEPTDVDDLRRKVRQLEEHIETQDSRIARQDKELRSLHQRLATIEMAVSRPPLHQPHLQQLPPQPEQQIPPHPQTETEQPPAQQHPQAQQPPPPPPQNQDELPHNIMTQLMSHHDDCRKVARCLVEYYFTTEERVRCNTSGMRGAEKLDPIRMQKVREYTFRISPIPHGLQGDTWKRCLQSIDALRRHNKRKCNVNE; encoded by the exons ATGTGTGTGCACTTCTTCTACCAACTTCGACCAATTATTAGTCAAGGACCAACAACCAAAAAACGAAAGACCCTCTCCGTAGAGAAACCG gcGGCTCATGTACTCCATACGACCGAAATACAGCCTGCGGCAGCGGAAGTAGACACTGAATTCGACTACGACCTTTTTGACGTCGACCTGGATGCAGCGGACGGAATCCTCCAAGAACTCGTGGACAACGCAGTAAACGCAACCGGCAAGCAACCTCCGAGAGTAGCCGATTTTGATCGCCAAGAACCAACAGACGTAGATGATCTACGACGCAAAGTACGGCAGTTGGAAGAGCACATAGAGACGCAAGATAGCAGAATAGCGAGACAGGATAAAGAATTGCGATCTCTCCACCAGCGCCTGGCAACAATTGAAATGGCTGTAAGTAGACCACCACTACATCAACCACATTTACAACAACTACCACCACAACCAGAACAACAAATTCCACCACACCCTCAAACAGAAACAGAACAACCACCAGCACAACAACATCCACAAGCGCaacaaccaccaccaccaccaccgcaAAACCAAGATGAATTACCACATAACATAATGACACAACTCATGTCTCATCATGATGATTGTCGGAAGGTTGCCAGGTGTCTTGTGGAGTACTACTTCACCACCGAAGAGCGGGTACGTTGTAATACGTCGGGTATGCGGGGGGCAGAGAAGTTAGATCCCATCAGAATGCAGAAAGTAAGGGAATACACCTTCAGAATCTCGCCAATTCCCCATGGATTACAAGGCGATACATGGAAGAGATGCCTACAGTCAATTGATGCGCTTAGGCGTCATAACAAAAGAAAGTGTAATGTAAACGAATAA